The following DNA comes from Streptomyces pristinaespiralis.
GTACGGGACCTTGTCCTTCAGCTCGATCGTGAAGGTGGTGTCGTCCACGACCTTCAGACCGGACATCTTGTCGGCCTTCGGGTCACCCTTCTCGGGGTGCACGTCGTCGTAGCCGGCGATGTCCGCGAACCAGAAGCTGTTCTGCTGGTTGTTCTTGATGTTCGCGTACCAGTTCCACGCGTCGACGTACGACTGCGCGGTGACGGCCTCGCCGTTGTGGAACTTCCAGCCGGACTTCAGCTTGACGGTCCAGGTCTTCGAGTCCGTCGTCTCCACCGACTCGGCGTTGGTGTAGACGATCTCGCCCTTGGCGTCGAAGTCCAGCAGCTGCGTGAAGAGCGACTGGATCACGTACGAGCCGTTGGTCTCGTTCGTGTCGGCCGGGATCAGCGGCTTCTGCGGCTCGCCGACGTCGATCGAGACGTAACCGGCAGGCTTGCCGGCCGGGTTCTTCTTGCCCTCTTCACCGCTGCCGCCACCACAGGCAGTGGCCGCCAGGGCGACAACGATCGCTCCCGCGACCCACTTGGCGCTCTTGGCACCACGCATGGGTTCCTCCTCATGAGTCCACTTGTCACTACAAGAGGGGCACCGTTCTACGCGCGCTGACACCCCTGACAGCGCTCGTCAAGTGCCCCGAGTGTGCTCGTGAGTCGGCGCTCCCCACAGCGCATGACCCATTGACCCGAGCTCAATGGAGCCAACTATTAAGTAGGACAGGCTTGTAAACCACACCTAAAGGGTCTCGTTTTGACAACATCAGAGAGGGACTCCAGCCCGAAATCCGGACAAAGCGATCCCAGACAGACACCCGCGAAACGGACCGTTAACACATGTTCCGGAGTGCGACGGCCGATATCCGGACACTCGGACCATGAAAACGAGTTGACGAACGGCCCGGCCCTCCACAGTCTCTGCGGAGGGCCGGGCCGTCGGTTCAGCGGTTTTCCAGAGCTTTACCGTCAGCCGTGCTTGGCACGGGACGCCGCGCGGCCGCGCTCCTTCTGGTCCAGGACGACCTTGCGGATGCGCACCGCCTCCGGGGTCACCTCGACGCACTCGTCGTCACGGCAGAACTCCAGCGACTGCTCCAGCGAGAGCTTGCGCGGCGGGACGATCGCCTCGAAGGAGTCGGCCGAGGACGACCGCATGTTGGTGAGCTTCTTCTCCTTGGTGATGTTCACGTCCATGTCGTCGGAACGCGAGTTCTCGCCGACGATCATGCCCTCGTACACCTCGGTGCCGGGCTCGGTGAACAGCACGCCGCGCTCCTGAAGGTTCGTCATCGCGAACGCGGTGACGGCGCCGGAGCGGTCGGCGACGAGCGAGCCGTTGTTCCGGGTCTGCAGCGGACCGAACCAGGGCTCGTGACCCTCGTGGATGGAGTGCGCGATACCGGTGCCGCGGGTGTTCGTCAGGAACTCCGTACGGAAGCCGATCAGGCCGCGGGACGGGACCACGAACTCCATGCGGACCCAGCCGGAGCCGTGGTTCGACATGTTGTCCATGCGGCCCTTGCGGACACCCATGAGCTGGGTGACGGCGCCCATGTGCTCCTCGGGCACGTCGATCGTCATGCGCTCGACCGGCTCGTGGACCTTGCCGTCGACCAGCTTGGTGACGACCTGCGGCTTGCCGATCGTCAGCTCGAAGCCCTCACGGCGCATCTGCTCGACCAGGATCGCCAGCGCCAGCTCACCGCGGCCCTGCACCTCCCAGGCGTCGGGGCGCTCGGTGTCCAGCACGCGCAGCGAGACGTTACCGATCAGCTCACGGTCCAGCCGGTCCTTGACCTGACGGGCCGTCACCTTGCGGTCCTTGACCGCGGACTTCGCGTCCGCGCCCTTGCCGGTGCCGCCGCGGCCGACCAGCGGCGAGGTGTTGGTGCCCACCGTCATCGAGATCGCCGGCTCGTCCACCGTGATCAGGGGCAGCGCGATCGGGTTCTCCGGGTCGGCCAGCGTCTCGCCGATCATGATGTCCGGGATACCGGCGACGGCGCAGATGTCACCGGGGCCGGCCACCTCGGCCGGCTTGCGGGTGAGCGCCTCGGTCATCATCAGCTCGCTGATGCGGACGTTGGAGATCGAGCCGTCACGCTTGATCCAGGCCACGGTCTGGCCCTTGCGCAGCTCGCCCTGCTCGACGCGGAGCAGCGCGATACGGCCGAGGAAGTTGTCGGCGTCCAGGTTGGTGACGTGGGCCTGCAGCGGGGCGGACTCGTCGTACTCCGGCGCCGGGACGGTCTCGAGCAGCGTGCTGAAGAACGGCTCCAGGCTGTCGCTGTCGGCCGGGACGGTCCCGTCCTCCGGCTTGGTCAGCGAGGCGACGCCGTCACGGGCGCACGCGTAGACGATCGGGAACTCGATCTGCTCCTCGGTCGCGTCCAGGTCCAGGAACAGGTCGTACGTCTCGTCGACGACCTCGGCGATCCGGGAGTCCGGACGGTCCGTCTTGTTGATGCAGAGAATGACCGGCATCTTCGCGGCGAGCGCCTTGCGCAGCACGAAGCGGGTCTGCGGCAGCGGGCCCTCGGAGGCGTCGACGAGGAGGACGACCGCGTCCACCATCGACAGACCGCGCTCCACCTCGCCGCCGAAGTCGGCGTGGCCGGGGGTGTCGATGATGTTGATGGTGACCGGGGCCCCGCCGTCCTTGGGGTGGTACTTCACGGCGGTGTTCTTGGCCAGGATCGTGATGCCCTTCTCACGCTCCAGGTCGTTCGAGTCCATCATGCGGTCGTCGAGCTGCTCCGCGGCGTGCGCGGCGAAGGCACCGGCCTGCTTCAGCATGGCGTCGACCAAGGTGGTCTTGCCGTGGTCGACGTGGGCGACGATGGCAACGTTACGGATGTCGTGGCGCGTGGGCATGCTGGCTGGCGCTTCTCTCGATCGTGGGATCGGGCGTTGGATGTGATCCTCGTCCGCCCGCCGGGCGGACACGCCACGGCTTGTCCCATGGTACGGGGCCGCCGGGACCCGGGCCTCCCGGAACGATCGGGTCCGGGACGAACGAGGCGGGGATCACGCCGCGGCCGGTTCTCCGGCCGGTGCCGACGGGCCCGGCGGAGGCGGTGCGCAACGGCAGGTGGGGAGGCTGCCGGACGAGGGTGATGCATGAGCATGCGTGGGGCGAGCCTGGGTCAAAGGTCGGCACGAGCTTGCCCGCCGGCGGTGCCGGCGGGCAAGGAAATTGAGCCAGTTCTGAGGTTGTGACCTGCGGTTTCTTCTGACCGGCGGCCGGTGCGGCTACTGCTTGGGGGCAGTGGCGGCCGTCTTGAAACCAATGTCCTGGTATCGGGGCTCCCCGAAGCCGAAGGCGCCCGCGTTGACCACCTGCTTGCGTGCCGCGACCAGCTCCGGGCGCTGGTAGAGCGGAACGGAACCGGCCGCGGCCCAGATCCGGGCGTCCGCCCTGCGCATCAGGTCACGGGCGGCGTCCGCGTCGAGCTCCCCGGCGGCCTGGGTGAAGAGCTGGTCGATGTAGTCCGTACCCACCCGTGTGTAGTTCTGCTCGACGAGGAGCGAGCCGTCGGAGGCCGGCTTGGGCTTGGCGTAGATCGGCCGGGCGTCGGTCGCGGGGAAGGGGCTCGAGGGCCAGGAGTACAGGGCCAGGTCGTAGTCGCCGGACGCGATGTGGTCCTTGAAGAAGCTCGCGTCGTCCACCTTGATGATCTCCGTGCGCACCCCGACCCGGTCGAGCATCTGCGCGATCTTGTCGCCGACGGTGCGCAGCACCTCGGAGCCGGCGCCGGAGGGGAGGACGAAGCGGAGGCTCAGCGGCTTCCCGTCCTTGCCGAGGGCACCGCCCGCGGCGGCGCCGGGTGCCGCCGTACCGCGCGGGGCGTACGCGCCGGCCATACCGCCCTTGTCCTCGGCCTTCCCGGCCGCCCTGTCCGCGGGGCCGGCGCCGTCGTCGGTGAGCGACGCTGCCTGGCGCCGGACGGCGACACTCTGGAGCGCGGCGCCGGGGGCGGGGGCGAG
Coding sequences within:
- the typA gene encoding translational GTPase TypA codes for the protein MPTRHDIRNVAIVAHVDHGKTTLVDAMLKQAGAFAAHAAEQLDDRMMDSNDLEREKGITILAKNTAVKYHPKDGGAPVTINIIDTPGHADFGGEVERGLSMVDAVVLLVDASEGPLPQTRFVLRKALAAKMPVILCINKTDRPDSRIAEVVDETYDLFLDLDATEEQIEFPIVYACARDGVASLTKPEDGTVPADSDSLEPFFSTLLETVPAPEYDESAPLQAHVTNLDADNFLGRIALLRVEQGELRKGQTVAWIKRDGSISNVRISELMMTEALTRKPAEVAGPGDICAVAGIPDIMIGETLADPENPIALPLITVDEPAISMTVGTNTSPLVGRGGTGKGADAKSAVKDRKVTARQVKDRLDRELIGNVSLRVLDTERPDAWEVQGRGELALAILVEQMRREGFELTIGKPQVVTKLVDGKVHEPVERMTIDVPEEHMGAVTQLMGVRKGRMDNMSNHGSGWVRMEFVVPSRGLIGFRTEFLTNTRGTGIAHSIHEGHEPWFGPLQTRNNGSLVADRSGAVTAFAMTNLQERGVLFTEPGTEVYEGMIVGENSRSDDMDVNITKEKKLTNMRSSSADSFEAIVPPRKLSLEQSLEFCRDDECVEVTPEAVRIRKVVLDQKERGRAASRAKHG